gtaacAAGTTGTCACTATTTTTCCTTTACTATGTGATTTCCAGGCTGTGAGTAATCTAATGACGTTACTTTTGGGAGAGGGATATCAAGCTAGTTTATTTCCAGAAAGTAAGTAGACATTTAGAACAAATAAGTTACACAATAAATAgtctattgaatattaaattgtatttaggttatGTATTCTTATATGATttgaaaagtatatatatatacatacagtcGAATCCGCTTAATTGGGACACATCGGGCGGTGACCCATTTGTCCCCAATATCCCGACTGTCCCAATTAAGCAGGTGTCCCCTTTAAGCGGGTCCTACTGTATATTAAATCATTACTAATCAATGCTATAGCTGATATATGTATACGCTAAGTGGTTTCTTTAAAGAttagataataagtaataacaaatgatttttttgctaattaaaacatttgatttttttcagttatattgtcattattgttCACTTTTTTCACATGTGTCTCTATACACAGAGTATGCGCTACAACTgggtaaatattatgatttatttatatctactaataatatttttatacattttactacaaaGATGGGCTGATTAAATTTCAGTTcctaaaacatttaaacatatttacctACTTGTACTAGTTGTACTTGTACCTATCTTATTGAATTTatccatattaattaattaaaattctaacTTGATTtaggtattaagtattttctattttaaaatgtatttattcatataacaaattatcaaattagaAGTAGAATCAACCACGCTCCCCTCCAACAATTTATTCTCTCTATTTTTATAATGCGTAACTTGTATTTCTCATTTTTCTGCAAGTCAATACTCAGAtttgtattgtaataactattaactattaataatacaatattgattaatattgatgtatttatatttttcagtctGCTGTTTTCTTTATTCGCcctgtacaatatttataatgtttctcAAAAGACATACAATTCCAGTTCATTGCTCAAACAGCCCATTGTACAGAACAAAAAGAAGAAACACTAAATATAAGAACACAAGTTTTTTTGTTCCATGTTCATAATGtactaaatattcaatttttattgcctactatttatttttcattgtcaTTCCCTAAGTTAAGAGATTAacctaaattatttctattaaaagtaAGTTTCAATTACTTCTGAGTCCAACTGATTTTTTTCTTTggcaattttgttattattgtttaatgtacGCCCCAAGCagcaattttacatattttaacagatATGGTGTGAGTGTATATAAGTAGTAGtatttaagtacaataaaaatatagttattgtcCTTGACCCCAAAAACCATACACTTTTGGTAAGTTAAAACTGTACACATTTAGTATATGTTAAAAccgcatttttaaattgttggatCCAAAAATTGCaaacttcataatatttattattatttattattatttatttattatttatattcattcaaaaataaaaaccatttacaatttatatataattttaaaaatgtttaaacgtacagtttattaaaaaaattctccccaacatttttactattatgcACTCTAATAATggtttgtacttaaaataattgtgtcaAGTACTAAACACTTGCCCCCTTTATtactatcaataattttaatatccattataatttaaaatatttaaatgaaaacgcTCTAAAAATTGCATACTTTTCAACCACTATATTGGTATATCATAAAACTATGCACAAGACCGACTAAAGATTTAAAACGTGTTAgcatgattattatttagtatcttattattatatctattctgTTATTTGATGCTAAAAATATTGTGCGGCATTTTGGTAAACAGTGAACCAATAAAGAGTGCGGTTTTTTTGTCAACCGAACTTTTTGTGATCAAAACCATTGGTGGTTTTTGGATGCAACCGTTATTGTTCAGAGAAAACAGGGtgcaaaaattacataaattagttAACACTTAACAGATACATAAGTAAGGTGGTTGTGTGGTCCAaggcttaataattattatttgcagcTTTGAGCATGTAAtgcacatattttgtaatattgaaaaccgtcatcaattaatttatgtatacaattctAATTTTTCTTTGTCCTCTATAAACTCAGAAACTACTGGACTGTTtacaatatagttaaatcattatatatttaattataatttataagtatttatatattataaataaaaaaaacattttaaataataaatttataaatatacagctTTCAGAATTTCAGATTGATAAATAGTTGTTTTACAAAGTGACTGCACAAAACAACTGAACGAATTAACTACTAAGGCTTGATGTCAACACTTANNNNNNNNNNNNNNNNNNNNNNNNNNNNNNNNNNNNNNNNNNNNNNNNNNNNNNNNNNNNNNNNNNNNNNNNNNNNNNNNNNNNNNNNNNNNNNNNNNNNNNNNNNNNNNNNNNNNNNNNNNNNNNNNNNNNNNNNNNNNNNNNNNNNNNNNNNNNNNNNNNNNNNNNNNNNNNNNNNNNNNNNNNNNNNNNNNNNNNNNNNNNNNNNNNNNNNNNNNNNNNNNNNNNNNNNNNNNNNNNNNNNNNNNNNNNNNNNNNNNNNNNNNNNNNNNNNNNNNNNNNNNNNNNNNNNNNNNNNNNNNNNNNNNNNNNNNNNNNNNNNNNNNNNNNNNNNNNNNNNNNNNNNNNNNNNNNNNNNNNNNNNNNNNNNNNNNNNNNNNNNNNNNNNNNNNNNNNNNNNNNNNNNNNNNNNNNNNNNNNNNNNNNNNNNNNNNNNNNNNNNNNNNNNNNNNNNNNNNNNNNNNNNNNNNNNNNNNNNNNNNNNNNNNNNNNNNNNNNNNNNNNNNNNNNNNNNNNNNNNNNNNNNNNNNNNNNNNNNNNNNNNNNNNNNNNNNNNNNNNNNNNNNNNNNNNNNNNNNNNNNNNNNNNNNNNNNNNNNNNNNNNNNNNNNNNNNNNNNNNNNNNNNNNNNNNNNNNNNNNNNNNNNNNNNNNNNNNNNNNNNNNNNNNNNNNNNNNNNNNNNNNNNNNNNNNNNNNNNNNNNNNNNNNNNNNNNNNNNNNNNNNNNNNNNNNNNNNNNNNNNNNNNNNNNNNNNNNNNNNNNNNNNNNNNNNNNNNNNNNNNNNNNNNNNNNNNNNNNNNNNNNNNNNNNNNNNNNNNNNNNNNNNNNNNNNNNNNNNNNNNNNNNNNNNNNNNNNNNNNNNNNNNNNNNNNNNNNNNNNNNNNNNNNNNNNNNNNNNaaattatttgtatattttatttttttaactaaaagttttccaaagtgatggtaaaacttttaaattttactttgttattaccaactatgaactaaatattaataatcaaattaattataaaagtatataatttaacgtgattataaaatgaattgacGAGTTAAGTtgtaagttactttaaaaaaaaaagtaattcgttaagatagaagttacttcttaaaaaaaagtaactcgttaagtaacttagttaaaagtaacttaactttaactttttaactcgttaatgcccagccttgctaatACCTCAAAGTAACCTTGTTATCTCAAACTgttacaaaagtaaaattttttttaaaagtaccgTCTGAATGTCATTTTACTGGACCTTGTTGTTTCACGCAATTGTCAACCACATTCGGTgccatcaatattattttttgagcaaACCAAACGATTATTACTTAAaaggtttttacttttaaaatattcaacgcATTTGAATTCATCAACaattatatttctgtataaaTATCCCATTGTAGTAGAATTCATTTCAAATCGGTAGaaaactaaattaactaaattaaaaaatattatactcgtgaaaaaaaatggaaaaaattcaCCTATAAACGAAATGACATGAACAAATGCAAAATGGTAACTGAgtgtttaaatgatttttaaaaatacaatacagtCACAAAATCCATATCATATCgataattatataggtttaaGTCGTAAAATCCATATCGAATCGATAGTCATATAGGTATAGTGGGCATAGTAGGCACTATAGTGtgaaatataggtatctgtTATTGGTAGATCACACAATCTACCTACAATACTTTATTGTAGATAGCCATTTAACGGTAGATCACATGTTGGGCCGGTCCCAGGTATTCTGATTTAATTGTGAGTTCGTATTTTTAGGGGTGAAATCTAATCGTGTTTCgactttcaatatttaatttagcatCAGTTCAAAATCAATTATGCCACTCAAACGAACAGCGATTGGTTGATATACACCACAAGCAAAAAGGAAGAGACATCAAGAGCAAAATTAGCTTTAGAAACAGATGAGGAAAGGAAAACAAAACTGGACGCAGTTCGAGTACGCTTTACTCAAGCAAACTCGTCTGAAACAAATAAGCAACGGGAAGCAAAAATGGAAACAGTTCAGGCATGCACTGCCACTTCTCAAGCCAATTTGTCTGTAACAGACAAGCAACGTGGAGCAAGGCAGCAAATTGATCGAGTACACATTGCTCAAGCATATTCATTTGAAAGAGACGATCTACGGAAGACTGAAAACCGTCCGAGAACACACTCTTAAACCTGTTTGTCTGAAAAAGAGTACAGACAAGCCACTGTTCAAAGGGGAATCAAACTAAAATCTGTTAGAGTATGCAACGCTTAATCAAAACGAACGGCACACTGAttgttataagtacttataactaaggcccggatttttatgcaaaaatttttgttaaatatgcacatatatatgcactcaaaaattcaaaaatatgcaaataatatgcaaaaaaatgtattgtttaaaaattcaaaatttaaaaaaaattaaaaaatatagtattaagtgaaaaaaaaaatacaatttaaatattttttttaaatgtgtataaagcataaaaatgtgtattaattaataattgttgaatgaGTACCAACATGATGTAacaaaatgtgattttaaattatcaaattgaaaacttcTACGATTGTCGCGTATAGCATCATCTTATTGTATTTCGAAAAACTTCTTTCCACGTCTGCTGACACAATGGGTGCGTATTTGAAACAAGAAATATCTTCTGGTGATAACTCTGCAAGGTCTTCATCATCGTTTCTTATGTCTCCGCTTATGATTtcggaaattttttttatttgtgataattcgggattttttgataatactttCGATAGTTTAACTTTAGAAAATTCAATACCTCGTCCTCCTTcactcaatttattttctacattttgaacCAATTCTAGACTTTTTCCAAGATTGACACCCGATTTGTCTAGATATGTGATAGTGTCTGTTACGCATTGAAAATTTGATAGAATTATCGAAAGTTCATTTT
This portion of the Acyrthosiphon pisum isolate AL4f chromosome A1, pea_aphid_22Mar2018_4r6ur, whole genome shotgun sequence genome encodes:
- the LOC100161598 gene encoding keratinocyte-associated protein 2-like precursor, whose translation is MAVSTGMSFLISTLLALSLFSVMQLNSKWLTSSSVLVIGTGFLGSVLFTLSLTAVSNLMTLLLGEGYQASLFPEIILSLLFTFFTCVSIHRVCATTGLLFSLFALYNIYNVSQKTYNSSSLLKQPIVQNKKKKH